GAGGCCGTCGGTGGGCTTAGAGCGTGTGGGGAGGGAAGTGGCTAGCCAGGAGCTGGAGGGGACACGCGGGCCCCTCAGTCGCCATCCCGGGTGAGACTGGGTAGCTCCGCGCCTGACCGCTGCATCCACACCGCCTGTCCTGTCCGCCACCTCTTCACAGAGCGAGGCCGGGAAGGCCAGGTTGGAGCTGGGCGGCGGCGGAGATTGAAGGTcattggaaagaaaaggagaagagggcCTGTGGCTGCGGATCAGCGGCGTAAACCTGCAAACTGCGTTAGAGCGGCGATCCTCGGTTAGGCCAGGTTTAGCCCCAAGTGTAAGCAAACCGAGCAGTTAGTGATAACTGCCCTGACATTGTTAGGCGAGACCTGGTTAGGGAAGAGGAAGGATATGGAATAGCTACTTAGGAAAAAGAGAAACTGTACTGTGATTGATACTGCCGTGAACTGGGTGCAGAATTTCTAATAACAACGAACTAGAATGGTGTGTTCGTTTCTGAAGTTTCTACGTCGGAGAGTAAATTTttccaaatattaaaaacacaagACCTTAGACTTAATAGGACTTACTAACTGGTATTCAGAAAACCTGGGTGTTTATTTAAAATGCCCTATCGAATGCACCTGAATGGACCTGATTATAGAATATGCGATTGTCCCCGAGACCCTTTTATTAGAGTAAATAAAGATGCTTTGAACGAATGTTTCTtctgccttttctctttcccaacaGAATTTGCCATTTTCAGTGGAAAACAAGTGGCGGTTACTGGCTATGATGACCGTGTACTTTGGATCTGGATTTGCCGCTCCTTTCTTTATAGTAAGACACCAGCTACTTAAAAAATAAGGATATTTAATTCATCCCTTTAACAGGTAATTAGTAAGTTTCTAATTTTCCTAAAACAGTAATGTCTGTTCTGTACCCTATACAGTCTCCTACAACATACAAGTAAATAGTTGTCTGTTGATTCCTGAAGGTAAGTGTAAATGTGATATTGGTAGAGGCAGTTTGGGAAAACTATGaaaaaataagttttgatcagtAAAGGTCAGTGTTCAACAAGTAGTACGTTACCCCAATAATCTGAGCATACTATGCAACACCTGTAAGATAAGTAATACTAAAACCCCATTGAAGACACAAAGATAAGTTGATTGAGTTCAATAGCTAGTAGCACTAGTGTAGGGTTCCTACATAGGGTAATATTGTTTTGTGTATCACACTTCATAAATCAGTGTTGTGTTCTTATCTTCTGAGATAAAAGTGCACTGGGGATATCCCACCTTTGATATTACCAAATGGCATTAACATCTACAAAGTTGAAATCTGAATTGTTCCagtgttcttttcatttctactaCTCTATTTTATGGTTTTAGTAAGTTAGTCTGCTTAGGTTGAGAAATTATAAGACCTATCGCATAGTGGTAGCCTAGCCTTCATAGACATGGGTTTATTTAGCATAATTCATGCAAAATTTGGTACAAGTGATGAAGCAAATCAGTATGAACAAAATGATACTGTAAACGCTTTCTGATGTATCAAATTGATAGATGATATGAAATTGTTTTAACTTGTAAAGTCAGGCTTCTAAtggcattttgtttttattttgcagaaTGAAGAAAGTTTAAGAGATATGACCTGAAATTTGGATTAAACTCTTGAACTCTTatactagaaaaaaatgtaaataaactaatgACATAAATATTTAATGCCTCGTCTCTGCAATAAGGAATGTGATAGTTATTACTTTTATTAACTATATTTGAGGGTTGGGGTGATGGGTCAGTGCACAACATGCCCACAGGACCTATTTATAAGGTCTGGTTTTATATCCTGAGTACCCTGATCAAAAGCTGGCAAGTAGAGTAGCCtccttttgatcccagcacccaagaggcatAAAACCTCTAGTAAAGCTGGTTAGTTAACTGGAATTAACACTGAACTCTGGGTTTAAAAAAAGACCTTGCTTTAGAGGGCAGTAGAGGAAGATACCTGAGGTAACTTTGGACTTATATGTGCATGGTCCAGCATGTGGTACCAAATAAGAATGCATATGCATAAAAGCACATTTGCATATGATTTAGACTTTATTATCTTAAATTACTGGATTTCATTTAACTTGTTTCTTAAATCAGGAACATGTAGATAACAATTTTGAATATACAAATTCACCctaatttaaagtaatttaaaagtaGCCTTTGGAGATAGAAGTTGGTTTCTCAGTGATTAATCCTTTCAAGAACCAATAACAAGGTCTAGTGAATTGGGTACTTTGACTATTTCCCTTTCTAGATTTATAACCTAAAATAGAAGGTTTTGTATCTGATAGAACTGCTAACCATTAAGTTTTACTTAGAACAGAAGTAGAATTATTCCAAGGTAATTTAACAGCATGTAGGACAAATAATTTTTCAGGAGTATCCTAGATGGGGACTAAGAGTTGAGAAAATTCCTCAGTGAGATCCAGCTCTTAggtattttttcaattagtgttcaagtggggagggccccttgtgggtgataccatccctgggctggtggtcttgggttctataagaaagaaagctgagcaagccagtaactaACATACTTCCATcaatcaactcctgcttcctgacctgcttgagttccagtcctgacttcctttggtgatgaagagaAACATGGAagtgaataaatcctttcctccccaacttgcttcttggtcatgattgtgcaggaatagaaaccttaagACAGCACTTGAAATGCAATAGTGGACTTTCTAAGGCTTGCTTGTTGGCAGGGAAAGATAGCTACTGAATATTCTAGACCTATATATTCATCCATAtacaagaatgaaaacagaaaggaTTTGGATGTAGAAAACTGAAATGGAATGGAGGACTAAAGTAAATGAATGCATCGTTGAACTGTTGTTCAAGAGGTATTTCCAGCACCTGCTTGTCTGAGCTGTAGTTTATACTGTGAAATGACACTTAAGCCTTACCATGTTTTAAGGGGATGTGGTGTACTTTCATATACTCTATCCTCTTGAAAGTAAAAATCTAGTATGAACCACGGCATTTAGTCACATCCCAGTAATTTCAGCCTCATGTTAGTACCTTGTCTCGGTTTCTGTACTACTCTCATGTCTTTATTGGGTTCAGATATTATCTTTAGTTTGTCTCTTGAGGCTTTCCATAATCCAAAACACTACACATTGTCTCCAACTCTATCAATAGTTTTATAATTAACCATGTATTGTAATCCACTTCAATGTGCAGGTTTTCCAtacaaatttgttttcttttgaaatcgAAGAGGCTTGTTCATGTATTTCATCTGTAATGTAGTAAATGAACTTTTTAAGAGAATCAGAACGAAAAGTGATATTCCTTTAAAAGTCAAACAGCTTGTATATTTCAATGTACCATATGTAAAAATGTCCCCCAAAACTGAACTAGAGTCTCccaaatatgaatatattaaaataattcaaatgtGGAAAAAGAAAGGTAGGATTTGTACCAAAATGTAACTCAGGAGTGCATTGTTTATTCTATTTCacttaaatttttattcactGATGGGAAAATACTGATTTATCTTTTGACAAGCTAAAGGTAGCAATTTATATTATAATGttctaagaaaagaaacaagagctTAAGAGACCAGGGCATCACTGAGGCTCTCTGGTAGGCCAGCCCAACCGAAAGACATCATAGTTCTCTCAAAGGAATGAGCCAGACTGCAATAGAAGAGACCAAATGTCCTCTGAactttgtgtatgtgtccatactatatacacatgtgtacagaattttaaaattaaaatgagttcCTTAGGTATTCCCATAACTGAAATTTCTATGATTTTAGCTGTTGCCACatcaaattcttaaaattttgatATATTAGCAAATGAACTTTTGCTCTCATAATCTGTATACAAAAGAAAAACCTGCAATCTATGTTAATAAAGTGTAGGATTTTTAGAATAAGAAAAAACTGATTTGGAATAGACTTGAGTTCATATTTTTTTtgatggtttggtttttgttattggtTATATAGttgcatttcaaattattttccttttccaggtcttcccttcaTGAAGCTCCTATTCCATCCCCTCTTTCCCTATGTCTCTGAGCGTGcttacccactcctgtcttcctgtcctggcattcccctacactggggcatggaacaCCCTCAGGCCAAAGAGCctgtcctctcactgatgtccaacaaggccatcttctggcACATATGCAGACAGtaccatgggtctctccatgtatattcttccattggtggtccagtccctgggagctctgggaatctgGAATGTTGACACTGTTAATCCCtccatggggctgaaaaccccctTAGCTCCATCAGccccttctccacctcctccatctGCAACCCCCACtctcaggccaatggttggctgcaagcatctgcctctgtatttgtcaggctctggcagagtctctcagggaacagccatatcaggcatCCATCAGCAATCACTACCCAAAATCCACAATAGAATCCCAGTTTGGTggctgcatgtgggatggatccctgggtaggATCAtctggtggcctttccttcagtctgctccatactttgtctccatatttcttcctgtgagtattcacgcttctaagaagcactgaggCATTCACATtttcgtcttccttcttcttaggctttgTATGATCTGTAAATTGAATCTTTGGAATTCTGAAATTTTGGGCTactacccacttatcagtgacaaaattaccatgtgtgttcttttgtgactgacttACCTTattcaggaagatattttcaggtaccatccatttgcctgtgtaaatagtattcaattgtgtaaatgtaccacattttctgtatccattcctctgttgaggggcatctggcttGTTTACAGATTCCGGcttttataaataatgctgctatgagcatagtggagcatgtgtccttattacatgttggagcatcttctgagtatatgcccacaaatggtatagctgggtcctcaggtagtacaatgCCCAATTTACTAAGGAacgaccagactgatttccagagaggttgtaccagcatgcaatcccaccagaaatagagaagtgttcctctttatccacatccttgccagcatctgctgtcacctgagtttttgatcttagtcattctgactggtgtgaagtagaatcttagtgtccttttgatttgcatttccctgatgactaaggatgttgaacatttccttaggtgcttctcaacctaattgagtttcctcagttgagatttctctgtttagctctttttcccattttaatagggttatttggttgatTGGAGTCCAGCTTCCTGTGTTCTTTGTATTTactggatattaggcctctatcggctgtgagattggtaaagatctccTAAtgttttggttgccattttgtccaattaacagtgtcctttgctttacagaagttttgcaattttatgaggtcccatttgtcaattcttgagcttagaATAAGCCATTGGTTATTTTTCCCATGTGCCAATGTGTTGGGAtattttccctactttctcttctactagattcagtgtgtctggtttgatgtggagatccttgatccattaggaGTTCAGCTTTGTGGagggagataaggatggataaattttgaccaccagttaaaccagcaccattttttgaaaatgctgtcttttttccacaggtggttttagctcttttgtcaaagatcaagtgaccataggtgtgtgggttcaattctattccattgatctacctggctgacactataccaataccatgcagtttctattACTATTGtcctgtagtacagcttgaagtcaggtaaggttattcccccagaatttcttttattgttaaaaatagttttctctatcctgggttgtttgttaatccagatgaatttgaagatttgctctttctaactctatgaagaattgagtcggaatttagatggggattgcactgaatatggagattactttcagcaagatggaattttttactatattaatcctgccaatcccataagcatgggagatcttttcatcttcttggatcttctatttctttcttcagagacttgaagttcttgtcatacagatatttcacttgcttggttagcagtacaccaagatattttatattgtatgtggctattgtgaactgtattatttccctaatttatttctcagcctatttatcctttgtataggaaggctactgacttaattttataacctgtcactttgctaaagttatttatcagttgtaggagttctctggtggtcaTGAGAATatatagatggtttatctgattctgatttaactttggtatttagtatATTTCCATAACaccccatttcatccagattttccagttttgttgaatatagattTTTGgagtaggatcttatgatttttttgaatttcctcagtttctgatgttatatctcccttttcgtttctcattttgttaatttggatactgtctccgtgccctctggttattctggttaagggtttatctatcttgttgattttctcaaagaaacagctcctggttttgttgatgctttatacagttctttttgtttctacttggttcatttcagcactgagtttgatttatttcctgctgtctactcctcttgggtgtattagctttttattctagagctttcaggtgttctgtcaagctactagtgtatgctctctccagtttccttttggaggcactcagagctatgagttttccttttagcattaCTTACATTggatcccataagtttgggtatgttgtgctttcattttcattaaattctaaaaagtctttgatttctttccttatttcttccttgatcaagttatcattgagtagaacattgttcagcttccatctgcatgtgagctttctgttgttttcgttgttattgaagactagccttaatctgtagtgatctgacaggatgcatgggattatttcaatcttcttatatctgttgtgatctgttttgtgaccaattatatggtcaattttggagaaggtaccgtgaggtgctaagaagaaggtatattcttttgttttaggataaaatgttctataaatatctgttaaatctatttggttcataacttatgttagtttcactgtgtctctgtttagtttctgtttccatgatctgtccactgatgagagtggggtgttgaagtttcacACTATATTGTTgtttgaggtgcaatgtgtgctttctttcatgaatgtgggtgcacttgcatttggaacatagatgcccagaattgagagttcatcttggtagacttttcctttgatgaatatgatgtgtccttccttatcttttttgataaattcaggttgaaagttgattttatttgatattagaatggctacaccagcttgtctcttgggaccatttgcttggaaaattgtttttaagcCTTTTCTTCTGAGGtagtctgtctttgtgcctgaggtgagtttcctgtatgcagcaaaatgttgggtcctgtttacatatccagtctgttagtttatgtcttttttaaggtggaattgagtccattgatgttaagagatattaaggaaaagtagttcttggttcctgttatttttgatgttatgtttatttttgtgtggctaccttcttttgggtttgtttttaagattactttcttgctttttctcagatgtagtttccttccttgttttagAGTTTTCCATCTCTTATCtattgtagggatggatttgtggaaagatgttacagaccgtgggtctgctgtgggataaccagggtcctctggtccaggaaggcacaggtccggctgagatgacagacagaacaaaccacacagagagagaggcggtttgaactgaaatgtattttggagctctaaggcaaggatttttatacaggaagagttggtattaccatttcaaaagatgtagccagtgaggcaggcacaattatcatagccatttggtacaagaaATGCAACctcaatcaggaacaaagtttctcaagtaacagatacagaagatcaatttacagatgtcatcaaacttcctgattagaatacagagtcactcatagtttgcagcaaaccttcaaagagtttgaagtttcttatgccacctgggtcttaacaagttcttgtgagaaatccttatctaacatttagccttttaccttgtaaaacaaaaaacttcctgactaaatTAATGCTTTCAGTATCAGAGTGCCcaagccatcctcatatacatacgcacagccataaaaacctgcatgtggttggaaggtagtaattatgtaaacaactatgaggcaaggcattgaAATTCTAAAACGGGGTTGGAGGTCAGTGAGTCTACTTCAAAGACccgattatcagccaggccttaggaatccctgtgaagagagaaaaggaggaagtcaaggcaaactgccgcttgagaactaagggcccatcttaaatagccagaaagtaagagagtacagtaaattgccaggtgagattatcagcttccacagcttccagagaatTCCGTTATTCctaggaggcatttcttttccacctctgtctgtaaaatatcatttttacagacatcactgggccactgcggcagaaagatattgtgtaaatttgtcatggaatatcttggtttctccatctatggtaattgagagttttactggctATAGCCGTCTGGGatggcattttttttcctcttaaggaCTGTAAGAGATTgacccaggatcttcttgctttcatagtctctggtaagaagtctgccgtaattctgataggtctgcctttatatgttttttgaccttttccccttcctgcttttaatattctttgttttgtgcatttggtattttgactattatgggaggaatttcttttttggtctaatctatttgaagttctctaggcttcttgtatgtttatgtgcacctcattcctttaggttagggaagttttcttctatagttttgttgaagatatttactggccctttaagttggcaatcttcactctcctctatacctattattcttaggtttggtcttctaattgtgtccgggatttcctggataatttgggttaggaactttttgcattttgcattttctttgactgttgtgctcTATGGCAtcctctgcacctgagattttctcttctatatcttgtattctgttgatgatgcttgtatctatgactcctgatctctttcctaggttttctatctccagagttgtcacACTTTGGGATTCCTTTATTGCCCCTTCTtccctttttagatcctggatggtttgttcaattccttcacctgtttggttgtgttttcctataattctttaagggatttttgtgtttcctctttaggggcTTGTAGCTGTTTACTTGtactctcctgtatttctttaaggtagttatttatatCTTTCCATAAGTTCTCTATCAgtattatgagatgtgattttaaatccaaatcttgcttttccaatgtgttggggtatccagggctcactgttgtgggagaactgagttctgatgatgccaagtagcctttgtttctattgtttatgttcttgcccttgcctctcgccatttggttatctctggtgttagctgttcttactgtctctgactgtggcttctccctCCTGCAAGCATGTGTGTCAGTACTTCTCAAAACCAtttctctcctggtggtattttggTAAATTACGTTGTGGCACAGGATGAGTTCTGGGTGCAGAGGGAAACAggaagtctcctgtcccaggctgttccttgttttctgtgtcctgagggtttcaGGCAGGTTTCTCTGATCAGAAGTGGTAGACTTACCTACACTTACAGGCTTGTTGGCAatcctgggagactagctctctctGAGagatatttgggtatggagtgctgtggcatcAAATTAGCTCtgggcactgtggcacaggatcaactCTAGGTATAGAAGGAAACCAGAAGGCCTTTAGTTCATATTTAAATATGAGTACAAGCAACCAGATCATTCCCCTACTTACAGGTCCATAGGACTTTTTATAAATATGAAAGAAGCAAACTCTACTACCTTTGTTTTGGCATAGGAAATATAAGAACAGAACTGGTATTTGAAAACAGGCTGTTGAATTCATTATACAACTTCCCAGTTCAGGGATTAAGTCCCTACCAGCCTAGGTCCCAGAGAGAAAGTAGTGAGTAGAGGTCTTTGTTAGATATATTGAGGGAACAAGAAACATATTGTTTTAAATCTATAGTGTTTCTGCACTCTAATTCAGCAACACAGAATATGGCAAATAGAACCCCAAAGCCATTTTTATCTTCAAGTAAATGTATCTCTTATTACATCTAAGGAAGTAGAACAGACTAAATCAGAGATAGGAATAACTTCTTAAACATTCTCTTTGTATGAATAGGATTCAGAAGAAGGCAGGATAAATAGCCTTGGGCTTTCAAAGTATGTTTTGTTTCAGATACAGCTATTAGGATTTGCTACTCTTCCATTTTGATAGACCCTATTCACTTA
Above is a genomic segment from Apodemus sylvaticus chromosome 16, mApoSyl1.1, whole genome shotgun sequence containing:
- the LOC127666943 gene encoding cytochrome c oxidase subunit 7C, mitochondrial — translated: MLGQSVRRFTTSVVRRSHYEEGPGKNLPFSVENKWRLLAMMTVYFGSGFAAPFFIVRHQLLKK